The segment GCTACGCACTTTGGGACGATGATCGAATCACCGCAAAGAAAGCTAGCAAGCAAGTTGATCACCCGACGAAGCAGGCAAGCCAAAAGAGCAACTAGTTCGAGCAAAAAGCCCGAGATAAGCGCAGATCGCGGCCCCGAGAGGGAAGCTCAGAAATTGGGACCTTCACTAAGTGCGCTATCCCAATTCATCAGATCCTGACTCAAGTGAAGGACAAGCCGTGGGTGAGGAGACCGCCACCCATGAAAGGAGACCCCTCTAATAGGGACACTAATAAATACTGCGCATTCCACGGGGAGCACGGTCATTACACCAACAATTGCAATGCCTGGAAAAGGCATCTGGAGGAGTTGGTCAGAGAAGGTCATTGCACAGAATTCGTCGCAAAGAAGGCCATTCAACAGATCGAGGATCGTGATGCGGCTGCCAAGGAACCTCCCCAAAAGGTCATTCGAATCAACATCATTCTAGCTGACTCTCAGGAGTCCAGACTGACCACCAAGGAGCGCAAGAGGAAGATCGCGCAGGCGACTTATGTCTCCCAAATCACAACAGGAGTACCAGTTATCGTAGATACACCCATCATTGGTTTCCAGAAGAAAGACTTGATCGGGCTTGACCTGCCGCATAATGAATCCCTAGTCATCTGCATTCAGATTGAACAAGCTGTGATCGAGCGAGTTCATGTGGATGAGGGAAGCGCAGCCAACATCCTGCAACTATCTGTCATCCAGCAGATGGGATTGGAGCCCAAGATAAGCAAACTTGCAAGGTCGCTGACTGGCTTCAATGGGGCTACATCAATCACTGTTGGACAGATCGACCTTGACGTCCACTCGCCCCCAGTAGTCTGCTCACAAACCTTCATGGTCATCGACGAGATCTCCCCGTACAACGGAATCCTGGGCCGACCGTGGATCAGCAAGATCGAGGCTATCACATCTGCTCTACACCAGAAGATTCGCTACCCCATCCCTGGAGGCGGAATCGGGCAGATCGATAGTGACCAAGCCATGGCAAGAAGATGCACAGCTCACGGACTCAAGAAGAGCAAGCAGATGCAGTTCACACCAGCAATGCAAGCTGCCAACGAGGCACGAAGCGCTCCCAACAGACAAGCAAGCTCGAGCCAGAAGTTACCTCACAATAGCAATTAATGAGCCAGGATCAAGGCGAGGGAATCCGCCCGGAAGACTCCCCTGAAAAGGGTTGGAAGTCTGAGGATGACGTTGAGTTAGTACCCCTTGATCTTGGCCAGCCAGACAAAGAAGCGCAGATCGGCTCGCGCCAGAATCCAAACAAGAAGGATCGAGAGGAGGGAATCCGCCCGGAAGGCTCCCTTGAAGAAGGTTGGAAGCCTGAGGAAGACGTTGAGTTAGTACCCCTCGATCCTAACCAGCCAGACAAGAAAGCgcggatcggctcgcgccTAAGCCCAGACGAGAAGGTGGAGCTTACCACCTTcctccaaaacaacaaagacatgttcgcGTGGTCACCATCTGACATGCCCGGCATCGACCCAAACATCATCTGCCACCGCCTCCATGTCAACCCTGCCAATAAGCCCGTGGTGCAGAAGAGACGCAACTTCGCTCCCGAGCGAGTCGCGATCATTGAAGCTGAGATCGACAAGCTTCTAGCCGCTGGATTTATTGAAGATGTCTCCTACTCAGAATGGCTGGCCAACGTTGTTCtggtggcaaaacaagaaaagggaaaatggaGGGTGTGCGTCGATTACACCGAcctcaacaaggcatgccctaaagacaacttcccaTTGCCGAGGATCGACCAGCTCGTGGATTCGACTTCCGGCAACcagctgctcagcttcatggatgccTACTTCGGctataatcaaattatgatgtaCGACGATGACAAAGCGAAgacctctttcatcatcgagagagggacctactgttacaaggtcatgccctttgggttGAAGAACGCTGGAGCAACCTATCAAAGGCTCgtgaataagattttcaagGAGCAGATCGGTAGAACCATGGAAGTCTACGTGGATGATATGCTGGTCAAAGCCCCCAAGCGTGGAGACCACCTCAAAAACCTCACCGAGACATTCGGCCTGCTCCGCCAATACCGCATGAAGCTGAATCCAAGTAAATGCACGTTCGGTGTATCATCCGGCCGATTCTTAGGGTACTCAGTCACACAACGAGGTATAGAGGCACATCCACGCCAAATTAAAGCTATTCTCGAGATGAAGTCACCTTCCACAGTgaaagaaatacaaagtctgacGGGCAGAGCAGCAgccctcaaccgattcctctcgaagtctaccgacaagtgcagaccattcttcaaagctttgaagaagggGCAACAAGACAAGTGGGACGAGgagtgcgaagtagctttcCAGAGTCTAAAGACCTACCTTACTTCACCTCCCCTGCTCTCGAAGCCAGTTCCTGGTGAAGACTTGTTCGTGTACCTGGCAGTGTCCAACTCGGCCGTCAGCTCAActctcatccgagaagaaCTTGGGGCCCAACATCCGATATTCTATacgtcaaaagctctcctcgatgcagagactcgctacccaaaattggagaagctcattttgGCCCTTGTCGTTTCTGCGAGAAAGCTACGACCTTATTACGAAGCTCACCGAGTCATCGTTATGACtgactttcctttgagatcaatcATCCACAGCCCTGATGCTTCTCAGCGGCTCATGAAGTGGGCAATAGAGCTAAGCCAAtacgacctcctctaccgACCAAAGACTGCATAAAAGCCCAGCCTTAGTAGACTTTGTTGCAGAGTTCACACCATcagccgaagaagagaagctggtcagcaaaaagaaggaaagttcgaGAGCAAACAAGACCTCCGCGGAACCTGACCAACCCAGAGACATGTGGCAGCTACGCGTAGATGGAGCATCAAACCAGAAAGGAGCTGGAGCAGGCGTCGTCATCATCACCCCTGATGGAACCCTGTTAGAGCAAGCTATCACACTTGGCTTCCCGGCTTCAAATAACGAGGCAGAGCACGAGGCATTGCTCTCTGGCTTGCGCTTGGCAAAGGAGCTATCAATCAAGAAGCTGGCCATCTACTCGGATTCCCAGCTGATCACAAGTCAAGCCTTAGGAGAATACATGGCGAAGCACCCAAGGATGATCTTGTAccttgacaaagtccaagagctGTTGAAGGCATTTCCCACCTTCACCATCCAGCAAGTGCCCCGAGCAGAGAACGCACACGCAGATGCACTGGCCAGCTTAGGATCAGCACTGGATACCCAGTTCAGACGCTCTATCCCAGTCGAACACCTTGACCAGCCTAGCATAGAAGAGGCAGAACAACCGGACCTAATGCAGATCGACGAGGATCCTAGCTGGCAAGAACCCATCATTGACTACCTAGTGAATGAAAACTTCCCCGATGACAAGTCCGAGGCCaggaaaatcaagcagaaggCTGCAAGATATTACATGAAAGGCGACACGCTTATCCGCAGATCATACTACGGGCCTCATCTCACTTGCATCAAGTACCCGCAAACGCTCGAGGTTCTCTGCAAAATACACGACGGCGATTGCGGAAATCACGCTGGAGGCAGGTCGCTTGCTCAGAAGGCTCTTAGAATCGGCTATTTCTGGCCTACCATGCACAAAGACTCTACGGAGTATGCTCGAAGATGTGATCGATGCCAACGATACAAGCCGATCCTTGGCTTGCCAGCTGAGGAATACCATCCACAGAACAGTCCATGGCCGTTCATGCAGTGGGCCATTGACTTGGTGGGACCTATGCCGACAGCACCTGCCAATAAGGAGATAATGATCGTTGCCACTGATTACTTCACCaaatggatcgaggccgaGGCTTTATCTTCTACCAAGGAAGCTGACGTTGAACGATTCATCTGGAAGAACATCATTTGCAGATTCGAGCATTATGTCCCACAAACATATacacacaggcgacaagccttacctctattgcagacaagctgctccccggagcacaaactcaatggagtctttttcaagcgctatgtccccgacatacgcacacaggcgacaagccttacctccattacagacaagctgctccccggagcacaaactcaatggagtctttttcaagcgctatgtccccgacatacgcacacaggcgacaagccttagctccattgcagacaagctgctccccggagcacaaactcaatggagtctttttcaagcgctatgtccccgacatacgcacacaggcgacaagccttacctccattgcagacaagctgctccccggagcacaaactcaacggagtctttttcaagcgctatgttcCCGAtatacgcacacaggcgacaagccttacctccattgcagacaagctgctccccggagcacaaactcaaaggagtctttttcaagcgttatgtccccgacatacgcacacaggcgacaagccttacctccattgcagacaagctgctccccggagcacaaactcaacgGAGTCTTTTTTCAAGTGCTATGTCCctgacatacgcacacaggcgacaagccttacctccattgcagacaagctgctccccggagcacaaactcaatggagtctttttcaagcgctatgtccccgacatacgcacacaggcgacaagccttagctccattgcagacaagctgctccccggagcacaaactcaatggagtctttttcaagcgctatgtcttCCAAGTGCTATGTCTCCGGACACACACTTACAAGATACAATGAGAATTGAAGTTCGaaaaacaactgaaaattccatAACAAAGCGGCCAATCAGCCAAGTTCAACAAGAAGTAAGATGGTCAAACAAGAGACCacttattgaaagaaaataacaaagttcaaaaatagcaaaaatgaACTACAACTACTAGGGAACTTCAGCAGGTGACCCTTAGCCGATCACATCCTCAACTGCACTGGCAACAGCCTCATTCTGCCCAACCGGCACAACTTGCTCAACCGCCTCGGCTGCCTGCTCCTTCGCATCCGCCTTAGCCTCATCAGCTGACCCACCTTGGCGTTTGTCTTCCTCAATTGCAGCTTCATCTGCTATCTGCTCTTCAACTGCTTCTGCATCCACAACATCCACCTGCTCACTCTGAGCGGGGGGCAGGTCAAGACCAGACTGCTCACCGTCATCATCTTCGAGAGGGTAGCAAGGAGAAGCACCATTCTGGCAATCCAGGTATCCCAGCTTGTACGCATTAGCAGTCATCTCTTCCTTGGATGCCTCAGTGGCTTCCATATGGGTATCAAACTTGACCAGCAGTTTGTCACGATCCTTGGCCAAAGCAGCATGCTTACGTTCGAGGCAGAAGTAGGCTTCCTTGCGTTCGAGCAAGGCAGCCATAAGAGACTTGAGTTCACCATCCTTTTGGCCAACAGAACTCTTGAGCACGGACATACTCTCCTTCATCTCGAAAATCCTCGCATCGTGGCGAATCCGCTCGTTCGAGAGCTTGTCAGTCAGGTCAGCATTCTTCTTCACCAGCTCGTCGAGCAGGGcagaagagggggcaacaTCACGCGAGTTCCGCATGGCCCCAACAGCAAAAACCATTCCTTTTTGAAGGTGATACATGgcagcttcttcttgcttaTCCAAGGGAAGGCTCGAGAAAGCACAAATGTCACCAGCTCGATACACGTGATCAACTAGCTTAGCGCAAGCAAATGGACTTGACAGAAAGCCTGTTTTCAGCAGATCAGACACGGGCTCGCCCCCAGCAGAGCTACCACCAGTTCCCGGACCGACAGTTCGTGCAATTGGAGGACTCTTCGCTCGAGCAGACGACTCTTTAGCTCTTTTGGCTGCAACTTGCAACATTGAGTCAGCCCTGTGCTTGACTGTTCGTGGCCCCGCAGATGAGTCGTGGTTGCTAGGCAGAGGTACAATCCTCTCAGCTTGATTCCCAGATCGGCATGGATGACCCAATCCTTGCTTCCCAGCGGCTTCTTTGCATGGTAGATCATGGGTCTTAGGCAGTACGGGCAAAGACTTGAGCAGAACTTCTCGAACCTCCTGCATGCCGTTTGCCTTCTTGCTGTTCGAGCTGACGAAGCGTTTGATCCATGCAGACGAGGCAGGAGCAACTCCCATATGGGCCTTCTGAGCAGGCGAGACCTCCCTTGTAGAAGACTTGTTCGTGGCAAGAGAAGATCTCGGCTGCCTTCGCTGTGGAGACGTATCCACTGATCGTGAAACTACAGCTTCATCTCGAGCAGAGCTACTGCACGCTTTCCCACCATCGGGGGACTCAATCGATGCCTCCTCCCGCATAACTGGCAAGTCACTTAGCTCTAAGAAGCGCGACTTCCACCTTTCAATATCTTCAGCAGGGGGCAGGCCACCGACTTCCTTCCGATGTTCGCTCAGCAGCCAGCGCCATTCACGAAAC is part of the Prunus persica cultivar Lovell unplaced genomic scaffold, Prunus_persica_NCBIv2 scaffold_55, whole genome shotgun sequence genome and harbors:
- the LOC109946393 gene encoding uncharacterized protein LOC109946393, which translates into the protein MILYKTDDALMCKVFMMTLREAAQDWFHTLPSASIGNFKELAFIFTKEYTSYKTVRKHADHLFNLRNKPDESLRDYLKRFKAEKANIIGCNDQVASSAFKKGLPTEHELYRELAITPSQTLAEVFATAERYALWDDDRITAKKASKQVDHPTKQILTQVKDKPWVRRPPPMKGDPSNRDTNKYCAFHGEHGHYTNNCNAWKRHLEELVREGHCTEFVAKKAIQQIEDRDAAAKEPPQKVIRINIILADSQESRLTTKERKRKIAQATYVSQITTGVPVIVDTPIIGFQKKDLIGLDLPHNESLVICIQIEQAVIERVHVDEGSAANILQLSVIQQMGLEPKISKLARSLTGFNGATSITVGQIDLDVHSPPVVCSQTFMVIDEISPYNGILGRPWISKIEAITSALHQKIRYPIPGGGIGQIDSDQAMARRCTAHGLKKSKQMQFTPAMQAANEARSAPNRQASSSQKLPHNSN
- the LOC109946394 gene encoding uncharacterized protein LOC109946394, producing the protein MSQDQGEGIRPEDSPEKGWKSEDDVELVPLDLGQPDKEAQIGSRQNPNKKDREEGIRPEGSLEEGWKPEEDVELVPLDPNQPDKKARIGSRLSPDEKVELTTFLQNNKDMFAWSPSDMPGIDPNIICHRLHVNPANKPVVQKRRNFAPERVAIIEAEIDKLLAAGFIEDVSYSEWLANVVLVAKQEKGKWRVCVDYTDLNKACPKDNFPLPRIDQLVDSTSGNQLLSFMDAYFGYNQIMMLVNKIFKEQIGRTMEVYVDDMLVKAPKRGDHLKNLTETFGLLRQYRMKLNPKFTPSAEEEKLVSKKKESSRANKTSAEPDQPRDMWQLRVDGASNQKGAGAGVVIITPDGTLLEQAITLGFPASNNEAEHEALLSGLRLAKELSIKKLAIYSDSQLITSQALGEYMAKHPRMILYLDKVQELLKAFPTFTIQQVPRAENAHADALASLGSALDTQFRRSIPVEHLDQPSIEEAEQPDLMQIDEDPSWQEPIIDYLVNENFPDDKSEARKIKQKAARYYMKGDTLIRRSYYGPHLTCIKYPQTLEVLCKIHDGDCGNHAGGRSLAQKALRIGYFWPTMHKDSTEYARRCDRCQRYKPILGLPAEEYHPQNSPWPFMQWAIDLVGPMPTAPANKEIMIVATDYFTKWIEAEALSSTKEADVERFIWKNIICRFEHYCYVSGHTLTRYNEN